One window from the genome of Oscillospiraceae bacterium encodes:
- the murG gene encoding undecaprenyldiphospho-muramoylpentapeptide beta-N-acetylglucosaminyltransferase has translation MKVLISGGGTAGHINPAIAIGTYLQNQGAEVLYIGSDGALEKKLYSKTGCQFYGFPSQGLDRKHLLRNFKILATDYQAHKEIKKVVEKFRPDVGVSTGGYISALAMYALKSKKIPFLVHEQNAIPGLTTKLLSKWAKCYALAFMEAQPFLKHPDRAVLTGNPIRQEFMQVNKKTARQKLNLPEDAPAVLCFGGSLGALQLNEAFIKMIPQAQKAGITMFIGTGSRYYEKFLEQVKELSFDPNQIRITQYIEDMPNVLAACDVAITRAGAMTVSELCAMKKPAILIPSPNVTANHQDKNAHALVTLGGALKIPEATLTGENLYQALHSMVSDSAKLQKMSEALTPLAITDGDKRVGELVMKLHNQP, from the coding sequence ATGAAAGTACTTATTTCCGGCGGCGGAACTGCCGGACATATCAATCCTGCAATTGCAATCGGCACCTACCTTCAAAACCAGGGTGCCGAAGTGTTATATATCGGCTCCGACGGAGCATTGGAGAAAAAACTTTATTCCAAAACCGGTTGTCAGTTTTACGGATTCCCTTCCCAGGGATTAGACCGCAAACATTTGCTTCGTAATTTTAAAATCCTGGCAACCGACTATCAAGCTCACAAGGAAATCAAAAAGGTTGTGGAAAAGTTTCGCCCTGATGTGGGCGTGTCCACCGGCGGCTATATCAGCGCCCTTGCAATGTACGCTTTAAAATCCAAAAAAATTCCCTTTTTGGTACACGAACAAAACGCAATTCCTGGGTTAACAACCAAACTGCTTTCCAAATGGGCAAAATGTTATGCATTGGCTTTTATGGAAGCACAACCCTTCCTAAAACATCCCGATCGCGCTGTATTAACGGGGAACCCCATCCGTCAGGAATTTATGCAGGTGAATAAAAAAACAGCACGTCAAAAGCTGAACCTTCCTGAAGATGCTCCTGCAGTGCTGTGTTTCGGCGGAAGCTTAGGTGCCCTGCAATTAAATGAAGCCTTTATAAAAATGATTCCGCAGGCACAAAAAGCCGGCATCACCATGTTCATCGGAACAGGAAGCCGCTATTATGAAAAATTTTTAGAACAGGTAAAAGAATTATCTTTTGATCCCAATCAGATCAGAATTACCCAATACATTGAAGATATGCCCAACGTATTAGCTGCCTGCGATGTAGCAATTACCCGAGCAGGCGCAATGACGGTTTCCGAGCTATGCGCCATGAAAAAACCCGCCATCCTGATTCCCTCTCCCAACGTAACGGCAAATCATCAGGATAAAAACGCTCATGCTTTGGTTACCTTAGGCGGAGCATTAAAAATTCCGGAAGCAACTCTCACCGGAGAAAATTTATATCAGGCACTGCACTCCATGGTGAGTGATTCTGCCAAATTACAGAAAATGTCGGAAGCCCTCACTCCTCTTGCCATCACCGACGGTGATAAACGAGTGGGTGAACTTGTGATGAAATTACACAATCAACCGTAA